In Papaver somniferum cultivar HN1 chromosome 9, ASM357369v1, whole genome shotgun sequence, the genomic stretch AGGCAATATTTTAGGATCTTCGCTTACACATAAACTTTGTAAAAAACATATTCATAAAACCTTTCTCAGTAAGTCCTATTATCCTTGTTGCATAAACTACTTTCATCAATCACATCTTGTTATGGAGAAAGTTCAAACTAGTCAAGTTGTGGATCTAGTCAACAAGTTCAAACAGGCTACACTTGATTTGGGAGATGTTAATGAACTGGTGGTTATCAAAAATGATAACAAGGAACAAGAAGACAAAGATGAATGGGAAGCCAGTGCTATTGGTAAGATTATTATAGAAGGTCGTATGTCTTATAACGCGGTAGAAAAAGGCATAACTTTTACTTGGCCATTTTTAACTCTGAAGAATCTTAGAATCATAGAGGTGGAGcctaacgttttcatcttcaagttcAATCAATGGGATTTACTGAACAAGGTTATTGAGGAACACCCATGGAGTATCAACAGGCATCTCTTAGTTATACACGACTACATTCCAGCAATGGTTTACACGGAGAAACATTGGGGTTTCCAGCTTTTTTGGATACAACTCAAATATTTATTGCCAGAGCACATGAATGTTACCTCTGTTACCAAAATTGGCCAAGTCCAAGGTGAAGTTGTGGCAATAGAGCCAAAATATGCAATTCCCTCTGGTGGAGTTCTTGTGAAAGTTTGTGTTAATGTAGATCTCTCAATGCCGATGAGAAGGAGAGTAAAATGTTCTACCAATGCTGGAGTCACTAAGTGGCAGCAATATTTCTTTGAGCGTCAACCTAAAAGTATTTGTACTGAGTGTTATATCATTAACCACTCAAAAGGAGTATGCCAGGACGCTGCAAATTTTTTGAAGAAAGCTCATGAGAAGCCTTATTTCGTTGACAAACTCAATGACATTCGTAAAACTATCTCAATTGCTGCTTCAAATAAGGAGTCTGCTTCTTCACTTATCAAAACTCCAGCTGTGAAAAAGATCCATAAGAAATCTGTCAAGATGAATGTTTTTGTCCCCCCGAAGGACGGAGAATCCATAAATCTTGAATCTTTACTCAAGGGAGAAGATGTCTTGCCTATAGAAGACAGTAGACTTGGAAAACGCCACAGAGCTGGTGAAGCTATATCATCTAATACTACTACATCCGAGACTTCCTCGCACAACAGCATTTCGATTCCAATCATGGCTCCCATAAATGCTCAAGAGATCATAACCGGAGTTAATCAGACAACACAGTCGCACAAGGGAGATCAGGTACTACAACTTTCTTCTATTTTTAAAACTCTTATTCTTTTCCTGCATTTAATAATTATCTGCTCACGTTATTTTTTATTACCCTCTCAGCATTTATTAGTTATCATCAACTACCAATTAGATACCCTAATTGCATTAATTATTTACATGCAAATTTCACGTTAGTTTTAAAGCTTTCATGCATATTTAAATTAGTCAGTCTTAGGAAAAATTTTACTTTGCTTTGTTTCTTTCATCTGTTCATCTTTTTTCACAATATGAAAGCTATTTTCTGGAATGTCCAAGGTCTCAATAACCCTGCCACCAGAGATCATTTAAGGGATTTGATTAAAACCCAAGATCCTGATATCATCTTTTTATGTGAAACCAAAATACATGAAGACAAGATGAGAACTCTACTTGCTCCATTCATATTTCCTAACATGAAATTTCTTCAGCCAATCGGGTTATCTGGGGGATTAGCTCTTCTATGGAAAAATGGGTTTATTTGTGATATTGTTAGCTGTGAGAACAACATGATACATGTTGTTATTCAAAGTGATCCTAGCAAGCCAGAATTACTCCTTTCCTGTATGTATGGGTACTGTGACTATGCTAAGAAGAAAACACAATGGGACTTCATCAAGGATATTGGTCTTAATATTTCTCAGCCTTGGGTTCTCCTGGGAGATTTAAATTTCCACATTTTAGATACTTCTTCATCTGCCTCTTCTTCAGGAGATGGTCTTGTTAATTATATTATCCATGAAGTTGGATTACAGGACTTGGGTTTCATAGGCAGAGAGCATACTTGGTCAAACAACAATTTGGGCACAAGGAGGAAAAGATCTAGATTAGACATGACTTTGGGTAATGCATAATGGAATTCTTCTTTTCCTGACTCTAAGATCCTTCATCTGAATCAACTAGGCAGTGATCACTGTCCCATTCTTCTTGTTAAAGATTATTCTCATCCAAAATTATGGAAGCCATTTAAATTTTCCTCTCTTGGCTACAAGATAGAACTTGTTCATTAGAGATTGTCAAAGCTTGGGAAAAAACATTTAATGGATCACCAGGATATAAGCTTGTCAAGAGACTACAATTCACAAGAATTATTTTATCTAAATGGAATAGAGATCACTTTGGAGACATAAACCAAAATGTAGACAATCTGCAAAATGAGCTCTCCTCCATACAAGCTCTTCCTCATTCAGAAGCTAACACTGCTAAAGCTTTGGAAATATCTAAGAACTACAAAGATGGCATAATATTCAGCATGACTTCCACAAACAAAAATCTAGAGATAATTTCTTCAAAGATCAAGACTACAACACCAAGTACTTCCATACTCTTCACAAAAGGAAAAGGGCTAGAAATAAAATAGACTCTTTAAAAGATTCTAATGATAACTGGTTTCATTCTAGGGATGACATAGCTAACTTGTTAACTAATCATTTCAAAAACATCAGTTCTACTTCCTCTCCTATTATTGAAGAAAGTCATTACAGTCTCATTCCAACACTAGTCACTGAAGAAGATAACTTAAAACTCCTTGCTCCTccatctgatgaagaaatatttaAAACACTTAAGACTATGGAGAACTGGTCAGACCCTGGACCAAAAGGATTTCAAGCAGGATTTTATAAGTCATAATGGACTATTGTTGGTAGTGATGTGTGTGCTATGGTCAAACAGTTCTTCTTTTCTAAACACATGCTTAAGCAAATAAACAAGACTTACATCTCTTTGATTCCAAAGAAGAATAAGCCTTGTACCCCAGCTGAGTTTAGACCTATTAATCTTTGTAATACTTCTTACAATATTATATCAAAGATTTTGGTCAGCAGAATGAAGCCCATAATGGAGAAAATAATCTCTCCTTATCAAGCAGTTTATGTCTCAGGTAGATTAATCAATGATAACACTATCATTTCTCATGAGATAATACACTCTATGAAGAAGAAAGACGGACAGAATGGATGGTTGGCACTCAAGTtagatatgtcaaaagcttttgacagactTGAATGGCCTTTTATTATGAAGATTCTCAAGAGTTTTGGTTTCTCAGAAGATTGGTGTCAACTAATTCACTAGTGCATCAGTATCACATCTTTATCTGTACTTCTGAATGGATCTCCTTGCACAGATTTCAAATCCACAAGAGGAATTAGACAAGGTGATCCCCTATCTCCTTACCTTTTTATTCTCGCTATGGAATGGTTTTCAAGGACTATGGTAGCAACACATCACTCAAACAGCATTCAAGGGATCTCAGTAGCTAGAGGAGCTCCACCAATTAATCATTTGCTATTTGTAGATGATTGCCTCATTTTTACTCATGCAAATTTAACCAGTGTGAATAATCTCTTACAAGTCTTGCAGGATTTTAGTTCACAATCTGGTCAAGTCATTAATTTTGACAAATCTTCCATTCATTACAACAACAACACGGACCCTGGGATTTGTGACACTTTAAGCAACATTCTAGGTGTTCAACCTATGAATAAAAATGAGAAATACTTGGGTTCTCCATTAATTATTGGCAGATCTAAAGTGAAAGCTTTTGAAGATATCCAATTGGCATTTGAAAGAAGGCTACGGAATTGGCAAGGCACAACTATGCACCAGTCTGGCAGATCCACAATGGTTAAAGCTGTTCTTAATTCTATACCCATGTATCAGATGAGTACATTCAAGATGCCAAAACAACTGCTCAAGAAACTAGATTCTATACAAAGGAAATTTTTTTGGGGATACAAAACAAACAAAGGTATAAATCTTATAGCTTGGCAAAACATGTGCTTATCTAAAGATCTGGGAGGATTAGCTTTTAGGGATCTAAAAATGCTGAATCATGCTCTTCTTGCTAAATTAGCATGGAGAATACGCAATAATTCTAACCATcttcttggaaattttctgaaagCAAAATATCACAAGCATGAGGATTTTCTACATCTTTATGGTGAAAGGAGCAATTCTTCTTGGGTCTGAAAAGGTATAGAATTGGGTTTATCAGTAATTCAGCAGCATTGTGTTATGGAAGTTAACAATGGCAAGTCTACTAGAATATGTACAGACAAATGGATAATAGGGTTACATCAAACTGTTGAGCCCTTGCACCACTCTCATTATCAGTTTGTTTTTGTCAGTGAGCTTATTCAGACAAACTCCAATGATTGGGATATTCAACTGCTCAACTTATTATTCTCTCCTGAAAATGTAGCTAGAATCACTAGAATGCAGCTATCTCTTTCAGAAGAAGATACCCTGAGATGGTCCCCTTCAAAAGATGGAAACTTTTCAGTTAAATCCACTTATAACAAACTAATGGAGGTAAGGGTGCAAAATCAAGTTGCGATATGCACAGTTCCTAAGCCTATTTGGAAAGCACTATGGAAAATGAAACTACCACACAGGGTCAAGCTCTTCATCTGGAAGTGTCTTAAAAATGCTATTCCAACAAGGCAAAGATTATCTCAATTTAATTATCTGGAGGAATATCATTGCAGCATCTGTAGTCATGAAGAAGAATCCTTATTTCATATGCTTCTCACCTGCAATCATTTTAAAGCCGTGTGGAGAATTCTTAATATCAACATAGATCAAGTAGTCATCAACTGTCAAAATATCTAGCAATGGATCACTTCCTGGTTTGTTGGTATCAGAAACACAAATACTGCAGATAATGAATACTGGAGATCTTTGCTGATGTTTGGCTGCTGGGTCATTTGGAAGGAGAGATGCGACTGCGTTTTCCAGGATAAAGCTCTAAACCCCAACAATACAGTTGCAAGAATAAAG encodes the following:
- the LOC113312290 gene encoding uncharacterized protein LOC113312290, with the translated sequence MEKIISPYQAVYVSGRLINDNTIISHEIIHSMKKKDGQNGWLALKLDMSKAFDRLEWPFIMKILKSFDFKSTRGIRQGDPLSPYLFILAMEWFSRTMVATHHSNSIQGISVARGAPPINHLLFVDDCLIFTHANLTSVNNLLQVLQDFSSQSGQVINFDKSSIHYNNNTDPGICDTLSNILGVQPMNKNEKYLGSPLIIGRSKVKAFEDIQLAFERRLRNWQGTTMHQSGRSTMVKAVLNSIPMYQMSTFKMPKQLLKKLDSIQRKFFWGYKTNKGINLIAWQNMCLSKDLGGLAFRDLKMLNHALLAKLAWRIRNNSNHLLGNFLKAKYHKHEDFLHLYGERSNSSWFVFVSELIQTNSNDWDIQLLNLLFSPENVARITRMQLSLSEEDTLRWSPSKDGNFSVKSTYNKLMEVRVQNQVAICTVPKPIWKALWKMKLPHRVKLFIWKCLKNAIPTRNTNTADNEYWRSLLMFGCWVIWKERCDCVFQDKALNPNNTVARIKHYMSQLSFNHIRVNSLEGNPITSTGIPNSSSRDVNTVKVFVDASFNNLTNECGTGMVICDCTGAVTGVKGSYATGVRDSETGECMAVMEALSWIKEKGFQKIDIVADAETVVKHITMEELFVSWENRKIIRNIKSILSSFNFCSITHVKRGGIFLADLISKKTRRDKQSMEEFYNSALCIETFLERHIEPSQ